Proteins co-encoded in one Ponticoccus alexandrii genomic window:
- the cobW gene encoding cobalamin biosynthesis protein CobW, translating to MTDLSKLPVTVITGFLGSGKTTLVRHLMQNPGGKRLAVVVNEFGDVGVDGEILKGCAIPDCPAENIMELANGCICCTVADDFIPTIEALMALDPRPDHILIETSGLALPKPLLKAFDWPDIRSKITVDGVIALADAEAVAAGRFAPDVARVDAQRLSDDSLDHETSLSEVFEDQISCADIILLTKPDLAGPEGVAKAKAIIAAEAPRVLPVVEVAEGVVDPRVILGLEAAAEDDMDARPSHHDGHDDHEHDDFESIVVDLPELDSPEQLVTAIERLANELNILRVKGYASVKGKPMRLLVQAVGARVRHQYDRPWKPGEARVSKVVVIAEHDDVKPEAIRAILGAAPVAA from the coding sequence ATGACCGACCTTTCGAAACTGCCCGTCACCGTGATCACGGGCTTCCTCGGCTCCGGCAAGACGACGCTGGTCCGCCACCTGATGCAGAACCCGGGCGGCAAGCGCCTTGCGGTCGTCGTCAACGAATTCGGCGACGTCGGCGTGGACGGCGAGATCCTGAAGGGCTGCGCCATCCCCGACTGCCCCGCCGAGAACATCATGGAACTGGCCAACGGCTGCATCTGCTGCACTGTCGCCGACGATTTCATCCCGACCATCGAGGCGCTGATGGCGCTGGACCCGCGCCCCGATCACATCCTGATCGAGACGAGCGGTCTGGCCCTGCCCAAGCCGCTGCTGAAGGCCTTCGACTGGCCCGATATCCGCTCGAAGATCACCGTCGACGGCGTGATCGCGCTGGCCGATGCCGAGGCCGTGGCGGCGGGCCGCTTTGCCCCAGATGTGGCGCGGGTGGACGCGCAGCGGCTGTCCGACGACTCGCTGGATCACGAAACGTCGCTGAGCGAGGTCTTCGAGGACCAGATCTCCTGCGCGGACATCATCCTGCTGACCAAGCCCGACCTTGCCGGACCCGAGGGCGTGGCCAAGGCCAAGGCGATCATCGCCGCAGAGGCGCCGCGCGTGCTGCCGGTGGTCGAGGTCGCCGAGGGTGTGGTCGATCCGCGCGTCATCCTCGGGCTGGAAGCGGCGGCGGAGGACGACATGGACGCGCGTCCCTCGCACCACGACGGGCATGACGACCACGAGCACGACGATTTCGAGTCGATCGTGGTGGATCTGCCGGAACTGGACAGCCCCGAGCAGCTGGTCACCGCCATCGAGCGGCTGGCGAACGAGCTGAACATCCTGCGGGTGAAGGGCTATGCCAGCGTGAAGGGCAAGCCGATGCGCCTTCTGGTGCAGGCGGTGGGAGCGCGGGTGCGTCACCAGTACGACCGCCCGTGGAAGCCCGGTGAGGCGCGGGTCTCGAAGGTCGTGGTCATCGCGGAACATGATGACGTGAAGCCCGAGGCGATCCGCGCGATCCTTGGCGCGGCGCCGGTCGCCGCCTGA
- a CDS encoding precorrin-8X methylmutase, which translates to MPYEYEKDGAAIYAESFATIRREAELDRFAPDAEQVVVRMIHAAGLVGLERDVAVSDGMVGAARAALESGAPIFCDAYMVSEGVTRKRLPADNDVICTLRDPSVPDLAASLGTTRSAAALELWRPRLEGALVAIGNAPTALFHLLEMLEDPDCPRPAAIIGCPVGFVGARESKDALWEALPVPSLIVRGRLGGSAITVAAINAIASRAE; encoded by the coding sequence ATGCCTTACGAATACGAGAAAGACGGCGCTGCCATTTACGCCGAATCCTTTGCCACGATCCGGCGAGAGGCGGAGCTTGACCGCTTTGCCCCGGATGCCGAGCAGGTGGTGGTGCGGATGATCCACGCCGCCGGTCTGGTCGGGCTGGAACGCGATGTCGCGGTCTCCGACGGCATGGTGGGCGCCGCCCGCGCCGCGCTTGAATCCGGCGCGCCGATCTTCTGCGACGCCTACATGGTCTCGGAAGGGGTGACCCGCAAACGCCTGCCCGCCGACAACGACGTGATCTGCACGCTGCGCGACCCCTCGGTGCCGGATCTCGCGGCCTCGCTGGGCACCACCCGCTCCGCCGCCGCGCTGGAGCTGTGGCGGCCCCGGCTGGAGGGTGCATTGGTGGCCATCGGCAACGCGCCCACCGCGCTTTTCCACCTGCTGGAGATGCTCGAGGACCCCGATTGCCCGCGCCCTGCGGCGATCATCGGCTGCCCGGTCGGCTTCGTCGGCGCGCGCGAGTCGAAGGACGCCCTGTGGGAGGCGCTGCCGGTGCCCTCGCTGATCGTGCGCGGGCGGCTGGGCGGCTCTGCCATCACCGTCGCCGCGATCAACGCCATCGCGAGCCGCGCGGAATGA
- the cobJ gene encoding precorrin-3B C(17)-methyltransferase has product MTGWVVIAGLGPGAEALVTPEVSDALAQATDIVGYIPYVRRVTPRPGLTLHESDNRVELDRACHALEMAQDGRRVVVVSSGDPGVFAMASAVFEAVDAEPTFAALDIRVLPGITAMLAAAARAGAPLGHDFCAINLSDNLKPWALIEKRLRLAAEGDFAMGFYNPRSASRPEGFVRTLTVLREACEPERVLIFARAVSTAEEAIRVVALKDATPDMADMRTVVLVGSSRTRVIPREGAPFVYTPRFTPA; this is encoded by the coding sequence ATGACCGGCTGGGTGGTGATCGCGGGCCTTGGCCCGGGGGCCGAGGCCTTGGTGACGCCCGAGGTGTCTGACGCGCTGGCGCAGGCCACCGATATCGTCGGCTACATCCCCTACGTGCGCCGCGTGACCCCGCGTCCCGGCCTGACCCTGCACGAAAGCGACAACCGCGTGGAACTGGACCGCGCCTGCCACGCGCTGGAGATGGCGCAGGACGGCAGGCGCGTGGTCGTCGTCTCCTCGGGCGATCCGGGCGTCTTCGCCATGGCCTCGGCGGTTTTCGAGGCGGTCGACGCCGAACCCACCTTTGCCGCGCTGGATATCCGCGTGCTGCCCGGCATCACCGCGATGCTGGCGGCCGCGGCGCGGGCGGGCGCGCCGCTGGGGCATGACTTCTGCGCGATCAACCTGTCCGACAACCTCAAGCCATGGGCGCTGATCGAGAAGCGCCTGCGGCTGGCGGCAGAGGGCGATTTCGCCATGGGGTTTTATAACCCGCGCTCGGCCTCGCGGCCCGAGGGCTTCGTGCGCACGCTGACGGTCCTGCGCGAGGCCTGCGAGCCTGAGCGGGTGCTGATCTTCGCCCGCGCCGTCTCGACCGCCGAAGAAGCGATCCGCGTGGTCGCCCTGAAGGACGCCACGCCGGATATGGCGGACATGCGGACCGTCGTGCTGGTGGGGTCTTCGCGCACGCGGGTGATCCCGCGCGAGGGTGCGCCCTTCGTCTACACGCCGAGGTTCACCCCGGCATGA
- the cobG gene encoding precorrin-3B synthase — translation MSAPEIKGWCPGAWRPMRSGDGLVVRVRPWLGQIDRAQALGLAELAEQHGSGVIDVTSRANLQLRGITDAAHPAVIAGLSALGLLDETPEAEAHRNIVLDPFRSDPAQARLAAALAEALQGAEFTALPNKFGFVVDAEAGRLAEISGDIRIEASAEGVIVRADGCETGRAVADMNEALGTALALTRWFIASGGIGADGRGRMARHVAAHPLPADLAGAVVPVQAPSAPNPGALHDGLCLAAAFGQFSSDSLRALAGALDAGQPIRVTPFRMLFVPGLAQAPAHLDLITDPADPLLRVTACPGAPFCPQATIATRPLARRLAAVTPVPLHVSGCAKGCALPGPAPLTLTGRMGKCDLVRDGAPWDEPAHRDLDPDTLDLRTL, via the coding sequence ATGAGTGCGCCCGAGATCAAGGGCTGGTGCCCCGGGGCGTGGCGGCCCATGCGTTCGGGCGACGGGCTGGTGGTGCGCGTGCGCCCTTGGCTTGGGCAGATCGACCGCGCGCAGGCGCTGGGTCTGGCAGAGCTTGCAGAGCAGCACGGGTCGGGTGTGATCGACGTCACCAGCCGCGCGAACCTGCAATTGCGCGGCATCACCGACGCGGCGCATCCGGCGGTGATCGCGGGCCTGTCGGCGCTGGGATTGCTGGACGAGACGCCCGAGGCGGAGGCGCATCGCAACATCGTGCTCGACCCCTTCCGCAGCGATCCCGCGCAGGCGCGGCTGGCCGCTGCGCTGGCCGAGGCGCTGCAAGGGGCGGAATTCACCGCGCTGCCGAACAAGTTCGGCTTTGTCGTCGATGCAGAGGCGGGACGGCTGGCCGAGATCAGCGGCGACATCCGGATCGAGGCCAGCGCGGAGGGCGTGATCGTGCGCGCCGACGGCTGCGAGACCGGACGCGCCGTTGCCGATATGAACGAGGCGCTTGGCACGGCGCTTGCCCTGACGCGGTGGTTCATCGCCTCGGGCGGCATCGGCGCGGACGGGCGCGGGCGCATGGCGCGGCATGTCGCGGCGCACCCCCTGCCTGCCGATCTGGCCGGGGCCGTTGTCCCGGTTCAGGCGCCATCCGCGCCGAACCCGGGCGCGCTGCATGATGGCCTCTGCCTTGCCGCCGCCTTCGGGCAGTTCTCGTCCGACAGCCTGCGCGCGCTGGCCGGGGCGCTGGACGCGGGCCAGCCGATCCGCGTCACGCCCTTCCGCATGCTCTTCGTTCCCGGGCTGGCGCAGGCCCCGGCCCACCTAGACCTGATCACCGACCCCGCCGATCCGCTCTTGCGGGTCACCGCCTGTCCCGGCGCGCCCTTCTGCCCGCAGGCGACCATCGCCACCCGACCGCTCGCCCGGCGCCTTGCCGCCGTCACCCCCGTGCCGCTGCACGTTTCGGGCTGCGCCAAGGGCTGCGCGCTGCCCGGCCCGGCGCCGCTGACCCTGACCGGCCGCATGGGCAAATGCGACCTTGTCCGGGACGGCGCCCCGTGGGATGAGCCTGCGCACCGGGACCTTGACCCTGACACCCTCGACCTCCGGACCCTCTGA
- a CDS encoding cobalt-precorrin-6A reductase: protein MSPNLLILGGTTEARRLADAVAGAGLHGIVSYAGRVERPYPTALPHRVGGFGGPEGLATYLRTQEITHVIDATHPFAAQMSANAIEAAQATGVPLAALTRPPWQPGPGDDWQAVADIPEAVAALNSPPRHVMLAVGRMHLDDFAPNPQHFYLLRLVDPPEGALPFPDCAVEVSRGPFTEAEDRALMERHRIDLVVSKNAGGSGARAKLDAARALGLPVVMIDRPALPPRTELHETAEVLDWIAHAGVNLGV, encoded by the coding sequence ATGTCACCCAACCTCCTGATCCTCGGCGGCACGACCGAGGCACGCCGTCTGGCGGATGCCGTGGCGGGCGCGGGCCTGCACGGGATCGTCTCCTACGCCGGTCGGGTCGAACGCCCCTACCCCACGGCCCTGCCGCACCGCGTCGGCGGCTTCGGCGGCCCCGAGGGCCTTGCCACCTACCTGCGCACGCAGGAGATCACCCATGTCATCGACGCCACGCACCCCTTTGCCGCGCAGATGAGCGCAAATGCCATCGAGGCGGCGCAGGCCACTGGCGTGCCCTTGGCGGCCCTCACACGCCCCCCGTGGCAGCCCGGTCCGGGCGACGACTGGCAGGCCGTCGCGGACATTCCCGAAGCCGTCGCGGCCCTGAACAGCCCGCCCCGCCATGTCATGCTGGCCGTGGGCCGGATGCATCTGGACGACTTCGCGCCGAACCCGCAGCACTTCTACCTCTTGCGCCTCGTCGATCCGCCCGAGGGCGCGCTGCCCTTCCCGGACTGCGCCGTCGAGGTCTCGCGCGGGCCCTTCACAGAAGCGGAGGACCGCGCCCTGATGGAACGGCACCGCATCGACCTTGTGGTGTCCAAGAACGCGGGCGGCAGCGGCGCGCGGGCCAAGCTCGACGCGGCGCGGGCGCTGGGTCTGCCGGTCGTGATGATCGACCGCCCCGCCCTGCCGCCAAGGACCGAGCTGCACGAGACCGCAGAGGTTCTGGACTGGATCGCTCATGCCGGGGTGAACCTCGGCGTGTAG
- the cobI gene encoding precorrin-2 C(20)-methyltransferase → MSGVIHGVGLGPGDPDLMSVRADRLVRTARHVAFFRKAGRAGRARGIVEGMLHPEAVEFAMEYPVTTEIPLSDPRYNEILSAFYADCVAHLRALADEGEEVVVLCEGDPFFYGSFMHLYERLKDDTDVRVVPAITGMSAAWTATGMPVTWGDDILSVLMGTLPLAELTRGALDADALVVMKIGRNLPKIREALTAAGKMDRAWLVEYASMEGQTVMPLAGASDRVSPYFSIVIVHGQGRRP, encoded by the coding sequence ATGAGCGGCGTGATCCACGGCGTCGGCCTTGGCCCCGGCGACCCCGACCTGATGAGCGTGCGCGCCGACCGGCTGGTCCGCACCGCCCGCCACGTGGCCTTCTTCCGCAAGGCCGGACGGGCGGGCCGCGCGCGCGGCATCGTCGAGGGGATGCTGCACCCCGAGGCGGTAGAGTTCGCCATGGAATACCCGGTGACGACGGAAATCCCGCTGTCCGATCCGCGCTACAACGAGATCCTCTCGGCTTTCTACGCGGACTGCGTGGCGCATCTTCGGGCGCTGGCCGACGAGGGCGAAGAGGTCGTGGTGCTCTGCGAGGGCGACCCGTTCTTCTACGGCTCCTTCATGCACCTCTACGAGCGGCTCAAGGATGACACCGACGTGCGCGTCGTGCCCGCGATCACCGGCATGTCGGCGGCATGGACCGCGACGGGAATGCCGGTGACATGGGGCGACGACATCCTGTCAGTGCTCATGGGCACGCTGCCCCTTGCGGAACTGACGCGCGGCGCGCTGGACGCGGACGCGCTGGTGGTCATGAAGATCGGGCGCAACCTGCCCAAGATCCGCGAGGCCCTGACGGCGGCGGGCAAGATGGACCGCGCGTGGCTGGTGGAATACGCCAGCATGGAGGGGCAGACGGTGATGCCTCTGGCGGGGGCGTCTGACCGGGTGTCTCCCTACTTCTCCATCGTGATCGTCCACGGGCAGGGGCGCCGGCCATGA
- the cobN gene encoding cobaltochelatase subunit CobN, producing the protein MHVIFRESHGLDEADTPRDLAQDPGDLVVLSFSDSDLGAFAAGWHRGGGAARMPSLRLANLAALKHPLSVDTYVEQTLAGAKGVLIRLIGGVPYWAYGLQQVEALCRAQGIALAVLPADGREDARLDSVSTLPVSTLRRLQHLCDSGGAVAAQAALAQMALASGLYAGPVRGAKGLPQVGAWTPEEGVSCPAVAFGAAVGGGLSAPRSDKPSPPESIFAEKKLRAVVVFYRSYLVAADLEPVEAVMAGLRARGFAVAGLFVPSLKAPEAAGWLGRQVAAMTPEVIVNLTAFSGRAGGGASPLDAGDVPVFQAALATSGRAAWDEAERGLSPADLAMHVVLPEVDGRIFGGVLSFKEAGERDPDLQCARVIHRAHEGRVAAFCDRVAGWRRLASAPAEVRRVALVLSTYPGRDWQMAHAVGLDAVASARAMLEDLRAAGHAVETGLDEAALAAARLVWPWADYAAALERLPQALRADLQAAWGAPEADPAATPEGIALPVLRLGHALVALQPERGEAATRDDDYHDLSRVPRHGYVAFYLWLQRHADALVHIGAHGTLEWLPGKSVALSDTCWPEALTGALPVLYPFIVNDPGEAAQAKRRIGAVTLGHVPPPLKTSATPDRLSRLESLLDEFSNADGLDPRRRDRLQQDIRDEAQALGVEADLGLDGATSLAEAITRIDRFVCDVKDSVFGDGLHVWGRMPEGQGAFDAAASAASEKRALTDALGGRRIEPGPAGSPYRGRSDVLPTGRNLFAVDPRAVPTRSAYAQGVRLGEELVRRHLQDEGDWPRSLVVDLWGSATMRTAGEDFAMALHLMGVRPVWDAGAERVSGLEVLPIAELDRPRVDVTLRVSGLFRDVFPGLSALFGQAVRVLSERDEAEDWNPYVAQKGARVFGPAPGRYGVAMGAQLDTYTAEARQAAGEAWLAASSWALDGADPVRDPEGLRARVRGAEAFVHAQDLPETDLLLSEDYASHEAGFAAAQAVTGGSARLWHLDNTDPARPRARGLSEEIARVVQARAAHPGWLAGMRRHGFRGAAEIAATLENMAAFAQLAGVVPAHLFDLYYEATLGDDDLSAFLAEANPEALQAMRDRFAALHAAGLWQTRRNAIRAALEAAE; encoded by the coding sequence ATGCATGTGATCTTTCGCGAAAGCCACGGGCTGGACGAGGCCGACACCCCCCGGGACCTTGCACAGGACCCGGGCGACCTGGTGGTGCTGTCCTTCTCGGACTCGGACCTTGGCGCCTTTGCGGCGGGGTGGCATCGCGGCGGCGGCGCGGCGCGGATGCCGTCGCTGCGTCTGGCGAACCTTGCGGCGCTGAAGCATCCGCTTTCGGTCGACACCTATGTCGAGCAGACGCTGGCGGGCGCGAAGGGTGTGCTGATCCGGCTGATCGGCGGCGTGCCCTACTGGGCCTATGGCCTGCAACAGGTCGAGGCGCTGTGCCGCGCGCAGGGCATCGCGCTGGCGGTGCTGCCCGCCGACGGGCGCGAGGACGCGCGGCTGGACTCGGTCTCGACCCTGCCGGTGTCCACGCTGCGCCGCCTGCAGCATCTTTGCGACAGCGGCGGCGCGGTGGCGGCGCAGGCGGCGCTGGCGCAGATGGCGCTGGCCTCGGGGCTCTATGCCGGGCCGGTGCGGGGCGCCAAGGGGCTGCCGCAGGTGGGCGCATGGACGCCCGAGGAGGGCGTGTCCTGTCCGGCGGTTGCGTTTGGGGCGGCGGTCGGAGGGGGGCTGTCTGCCCCCCGCTCGGACAAGCCGAGCCCCCCCGAGAGTATTTTTGCAGAAAAGAAGCTCCGGGCGGTGGTGGTCTTCTACCGCTCGTACCTCGTCGCGGCGGATCTGGAGCCGGTCGAGGCCGTGATGGCGGGCCTGCGGGCGCGGGGCTTCGCCGTGGCGGGGCTTTTCGTGCCCTCGCTGAAGGCGCCCGAGGCGGCGGGATGGCTGGGGCGGCAGGTCGCGGCCATGACGCCGGAGGTGATCGTCAACCTGACCGCCTTTTCCGGGCGCGCGGGGGGCGGGGCCTCTCCGCTGGATGCGGGCGACGTGCCGGTCTTTCAGGCGGCGCTGGCGACCTCGGGGCGGGCGGCCTGGGATGAGGCGGAGCGCGGGTTGTCGCCCGCCGACCTTGCCATGCACGTGGTCCTGCCAGAGGTGGACGGGCGGATCTTCGGCGGCGTTCTGTCCTTCAAGGAAGCGGGAGAGCGCGACCCCGATCTGCAATGCGCCCGCGTAATCCACCGGGCGCACGAGGGGCGCGTCGCGGCCTTCTGCGACCGGGTGGCGGGGTGGCGGCGGCTGGCCTCCGCCCCGGCGGAGGTGCGGCGCGTGGCGCTGGTCCTGTCGACCTACCCGGGGCGCGACTGGCAGATGGCCCATGCGGTGGGTCTGGATGCCGTGGCCTCGGCCCGGGCGATGCTGGAGGATCTGCGGGCCGCGGGCCATGCGGTCGAAACCGGGCTGGATGAGGCTGCGCTGGCCGCGGCCCGGCTGGTCTGGCCCTGGGCGGATTACGCGGCGGCGCTGGAGCGCCTTCCGCAGGCGCTGCGTGCGGATCTGCAGGCCGCATGGGGCGCGCCGGAGGCCGATCCAGCTGCGACGCCCGAGGGGATCGCCCTGCCGGTGTTGCGGCTGGGCCATGCGCTGGTGGCGCTGCAGCCCGAGCGCGGCGAGGCCGCGACCCGCGACGACGATTACCATGACCTGTCGCGTGTGCCGCGCCATGGCTACGTCGCCTTCTACCTTTGGCTTCAGCGCCATGCGGATGCGCTGGTGCATATCGGCGCGCATGGCACGCTGGAGTGGCTGCCGGGCAAATCCGTCGCCCTGTCCGACACCTGCTGGCCCGAGGCGCTGACCGGCGCCCTGCCGGTGCTGTACCCCTTCATCGTCAACGATCCCGGCGAGGCCGCGCAGGCCAAGCGCCGCATCGGCGCGGTGACGCTGGGCCATGTGCCGCCGCCGCTGAAGACCTCGGCCACGCCGGACAGGCTGTCGCGGCTGGAAAGCCTGCTCGACGAGTTCTCGAACGCCGACGGGCTGGACCCGCGGCGGCGCGACCGGCTGCAACAGGACATCCGCGACGAAGCGCAGGCGCTGGGCGTCGAGGCCGATCTGGGCCTCGACGGCGCCACATCGCTGGCCGAGGCGATCACCCGGATCGACCGCTTCGTCTGCGACGTCAAGGACAGCGTCTTCGGCGACGGGCTGCATGTCTGGGGGCGGATGCCCGAGGGGCAGGGGGCTTTCGATGCCGCCGCCTCTGCTGCGTCCGAGAAGCGTGCGCTGACGGATGCGCTGGGGGGGCGGCGGATCGAGCCGGGGCCGGCGGGGTCGCCCTATCGTGGCCGCAGCGATGTGCTGCCTACGGGCCGCAACCTGTTTGCCGTCGACCCGCGCGCCGTGCCCACGCGCAGCGCCTACGCGCAGGGCGTGCGGCTGGGCGAGGAACTGGTGCGCCGCCACCTGCAGGACGAGGGCGACTGGCCGCGCTCCCTCGTGGTCGATCTTTGGGGGTCGGCGACCATGCGCACCGCCGGAGAGGACTTCGCCATGGCGCTGCACCTGATGGGCGTCCGGCCCGTCTGGGACGCGGGCGCCGAGCGGGTTTCGGGCCTCGAGGTGCTGCCCATCGCCGAGCTGGACCGGCCCCGGGTGGACGTGACGCTGCGGGTCTCGGGGCTGTTCCGCGACGTGTTTCCCGGGCTCTCCGCGCTGTTCGGGCAGGCGGTGCGGGTGCTGTCCGAGCGCGACGAGGCCGAAGACTGGAACCCCTACGTGGCGCAGAAGGGCGCGCGGGTCTTCGGCCCGGCGCCGGGGCGGTACGGCGTGGCCATGGGCGCGCAGCTCGACACCTATACCGCGGAGGCGCGGCAGGCGGCGGGCGAGGCATGGCTTGCAGCCTCGTCCTGGGCGCTGGACGGCGCGGATCCGGTGCGCGACCCCGAAGGGCTGCGCGCGCGGGTGCGCGGGGCCGAGGCCTTCGTCCATGCGCAGGACCTGCCCGAGACCGACCTGCTGCTGTCCGAGGACTACGCCAGCCACGAAGCGGGCTTTGCCGCCGCGCAGGCGGTGACCGGCGGCAGCGCGCGGCTTTGGCATCTGGACAACACCGACCCGGCGCGGCCCCGCGCGCGCGGCCTGTCCGAAGAGATCGCCCGCGTCGTGCAGGCGCGGGCGGCGCATCCGGGCTGGCTTGCCGGCATGCGCCGTCACGGCTTTCGCGGTGCCGCCGAGATTGCCGCGACGCTGGAGAACATGGCCGCCTTCGCGCAGCTTGCGGGGGTGGTGCCCGCGCATCTCTTCGACCTTTATTACGAGGCGACGCTGGGCGACGACGACCTGAGCGCCTTCCTGGCGGAGGCCAATCCAGAGGCGCTGCAGGCGATGCGCGACCGCTTTGCCGCCCTGCACGCGGCGGGCCTGTGGCAGACGCGGCGCAACGCCATCCGCGCGGCGCTGGAGGCGGCGGAATGA
- a CDS encoding bifunctional cobalt-precorrin-7 (C(5))-methyltransferase/cobalt-precorrin-6B (C(15))-methyltransferase has translation MGKAPWLTVIGLGEDGPEGLPPASRAALDGAEVVMGPERHLSLVPDSGAERIVWPVPFSEGLAVLRGLAGRRVAVLASGDPFWFGAGSVIAREFEADEWRALPGVSTFSLAAARMGWGLEGTRCLGLHAAPLTRLRPHLARGQRVIVLLRDGAAVAELGAFLTGLGFGASSLTVMEALGGPRERVTRARAEDALEGFGHPVCVALEVAGEGAALHRASGQADAVFDSDGALTKRPVRALTLSALAPKAGEMLWDIGGGSGSIGIEWLLSHPATQAVAVEVRPERAARMRANAAALGVDRLQVVEGRAPEALADLPRPDAVFVGGGLSEALLEHVTAMPGVRLVVNAVTLESEALLAGWQARLGGTLLRIELAEAGALGTRRGWKASYPVVQWSVTT, from the coding sequence ATGGGCAAGGCTCCGTGGCTGACCGTGATCGGGCTGGGCGAGGATGGACCGGAAGGCCTGCCGCCCGCAAGCCGTGCCGCGCTGGACGGCGCCGAGGTCGTCATGGGGCCCGAGCGGCACCTGTCGCTGGTGCCCGACAGCGGGGCCGAGCGGATCGTCTGGCCGGTGCCCTTCTCGGAGGGGCTGGCGGTCCTGCGCGGGCTGGCGGGACGGCGCGTGGCGGTGCTGGCCTCGGGCGACCCTTTCTGGTTCGGCGCAGGATCCGTGATCGCGCGGGAGTTCGAGGCCGATGAGTGGCGCGCGCTGCCGGGGGTCTCGACCTTCTCGCTGGCGGCGGCGCGGATGGGCTGGGGGCTGGAGGGCACGCGCTGCCTCGGCCTGCACGCGGCGCCTCTGACGCGGCTGCGGCCCCATCTGGCGCGGGGCCAGCGGGTGATCGTGCTGCTGCGCGACGGCGCGGCGGTGGCGGAGCTTGGCGCCTTCCTGACGGGGCTTGGCTTCGGCGCGTCGTCGCTGACGGTGATGGAGGCGCTGGGCGGTCCGCGCGAACGGGTGACGCGGGCGCGGGCAGAGGACGCTTTGGAAGGCTTCGGCCATCCGGTCTGTGTCGCGCTGGAGGTTGCGGGCGAGGGCGCGGCCCTGCACCGCGCCTCGGGTCAGGCGGACGCTGTCTTCGACAGCGACGGGGCGCTGACGAAACGGCCCGTGCGGGCGCTGACGCTTTCTGCTCTGGCGCCGAAGGCGGGCGAGATGTTGTGGGACATCGGCGGCGGCTCGGGTTCCATCGGGATCGAGTGGCTGTTGTCCCATCCCGCCACGCAGGCCGTGGCCGTCGAGGTGCGCCCCGAGCGGGCCGCCCGCATGCGCGCCAACGCGGCTGCGCTGGGTGTCGACCGCTTGCAGGTGGTCGAGGGCCGCGCGCCCGAGGCGCTGGCCGACCTGCCGCGCCCGGATGCGGTCTTCGTCGGCGGCGGGCTGTCCGAGGCCCTGCTGGAGCACGTGACCGCGATGCCCGGCGTGCGGCTGGTGGTGAACGCCGTGACGCTCGAATCCGAGGCGCTGCTGGCCGGGTGGCAGGCGCGGCTGGGCGGCACACTTCTGCGCATCGAACTGGCCGAGGCCGGTGCGCTGGGAACACGGCGCGGTTGGAAGGCGTCATACCCCGTGGTTCAATGGAGTGTGACGACATGA
- the cobO gene encoding cob(I)yrinic acid a,c-diamide adenosyltransferase: MSDAVTPEEQARHAEKMKKIKAARDRMMEGKTGEKGLIMVHTGPGKGKSSSGFGMVMRCIAHGMPCAVVQFIKGNWITGEAEMIRGRFAEECRFFVSGEGFTWETQDKARDIAAAQAGWKIAKEQILDPEIRFVLLDEINIALRYDYLDIDEVVDFLLHQKPEMTHVCLTGRNAKPELIEAADLVTEMTLVKHPFRDGIKAQKGVEF, translated from the coding sequence ATGTCCGACGCCGTCACGCCAGAGGAGCAGGCCCGCCACGCCGAGAAGATGAAGAAGATCAAGGCGGCGCGCGACCGGATGATGGAAGGCAAGACCGGCGAGAAGGGGCTGATCATGGTCCACACCGGGCCGGGCAAGGGCAAGTCCTCCTCCGGATTCGGCATGGTGATGCGCTGTATCGCCCATGGCATGCCCTGCGCGGTGGTGCAGTTCATCAAGGGCAACTGGATCACCGGCGAGGCCGAGATGATCCGGGGACGCTTTGCCGAGGAATGCCGCTTCTTCGTGTCCGGCGAGGGCTTTACCTGGGAAACGCAGGACAAGGCCCGCGACATCGCCGCCGCTCAGGCCGGGTGGAAGATCGCGAAGGAGCAGATCCTCGACCCCGAGATCCGCTTCGTACTGCTGGACGAGATCAACATCGCGCTGCGCTACGACTACCTCGACATCGACGAGGTGGTGGATTTCCTGCTGCACCAGAAGCCCGAAATGACCCACGTCTGCCTGACCGGGCGCAACGCCAAGCCCGAGCTGATCGAGGCCGCCGATCTGGTGACAGAGATGACGCTGGTCAAGCACCCCTTCCGCGACGGGATCAAGGCGCAGAAGGGCGTGGAGTTCTAG
- a CDS encoding DUF1636 family protein, translating to MTAPAPPTELLVCVKCRKGMDVPADDRRPGQRLYDEITARDAPEGVRVTAVECLQNCDYGCTVALRGGDRWTYVFGNVDEASHSDMLLEGASLYHQTADGLIPWRQRPEHFKRNCIARIPPLTPQTQEPAE from the coding sequence ATGACCGCGCCAGCCCCGCCCACCGAACTGCTTGTCTGCGTGAAGTGCCGCAAGGGCATGGACGTGCCCGCCGACGACCGCCGCCCCGGACAGCGCCTCTATGACGAGATCACCGCCCGGGATGCGCCCGAGGGCGTGCGCGTCACCGCCGTCGAGTGCCTGCAGAACTGCGACTACGGCTGTACCGTCGCGCTGAGGGGTGGCGACCGCTGGACCTATGTGTTCGGCAATGTCGACGAGGCGTCGCATTCCGACATGCTGCTCGAGGGCGCTTCGCTTTATCACCAGACGGCGGACGGGCTGATCCCGTGGCGCCAGCGTCCCGAACACTTCAAGCGCAACTGCATTGCGCGCATCCCACCCCTGACCCCGCAAACGCAGGAGCCTGCCGAATGA